Within Sorangiineae bacterium MSr11367, the genomic segment ACGAGCTGCTCGAAGGGAAGGCCCTGATGTTGCAGTGCCTCAAGGGTGCGCGGGCGAATGCGCCCCAGGAGCGCGCGGAACGAGGGATCGCCGGAGAGATCCGTTCGGGATGCGACGGTGTTGGCGAAGAAGCCGATGAGGCCTTCCGTTTCGACCGGCGAGCGGTTGGCGATGGGCGAGCCCACCACGACGTCGTCCTGCCCCGAGTAGCGCGATAGCAGCGCGGTGAAGGCGCCCAGGAAGAACATGTACGGGGTGACGTCCTCGCGCTGGCACGCCTCGCGAACGGCGACGACCAGGAGCTTGGGCACGGCGATTTCCATGCGGGCGCCGCGGAAGGTCTGCACCGCGGGACGCGGGCGATCGGTGGGGAGCGACAGCGTCGGGAGTCCCTCGAGTTCCCGCTTCCAGAAATCGAGATCGGCCTGGTAACCACGGTCGGCGATTTTCTTCTGCTGCCAGGTGGCGAAGTCGGCGTACTGGATGGGCAGCTCGGGCAGGGCGCTCGGCTTGCCCTCCGCATAGGCGCCATACAGCGCGACGAGCTCGCGGTTCAAGACACCGAAGGACCAGCCATCGAACATGATGTGGTGGATGGTGAAAAGAAAGACGTGCTCGTCCTGCGCCAGGCGCAAGAGGCGGGTGGCGAACAACGGGCCCCGCTCGAGTGAGAGGATCCGACGCGCCTCCGCCTCTTTGGCTTGCGCCATGCGGGCGGCCCGTTGGGGCGCATCGATCGCGGCCAAATCTTCGAACGGAACGTCCACCTGGAAGGGCACGCCGATCACCTGCTTGGTGCGCCCGCCCACCGACGGAAACGTCGTCCGCAACGTCTCGTGCCTTCGGACGATCTCCGTCAGCGCGCGCGCGAGTGCCGTGCGGTCCAAGCTTCCCACGAAGCGGAAGGCGAACGAGGCGTTGTACGCGGGGCTGCCTGGGACGACTTGGTCGAGGTACCAGGAGCGGAGTTGCGTCGAAGAGACCGGGGCCTCCCGCGGCGCACCCGTGACCGCAGCGTCCGTGCGCGCGATGGTCGCGCGGGCCGAGGGCTCCGTTCCACCGCGCTTCCATCGTTCGAGAAGCGCGCGTTTCGCGGGGGACATTTCGTTGAGACGCGTCGCGGTGGGATCTTGATTGGACATGGGTTCCTTCGATGTCTTCCGTGGCAAGTGGTTCAGGACGCCAGGAGCCGTTCCACTTCGGCGTCCGGGAGCTCGTCGAGTGCCGCGATGAGGAGCTCCTCGACCCGGGGAGCCAGTGCGGCGATGGTGCGGTTGGCGAAAAAGAGGTCGAAACGAATCTGCACGGGGAAGGCTTCCTTGAGCCTCGCGAGCACTTGCCCCGCGATGAGCGAATTGCCGCCCAGGTCGAAGAAGTCGTCCTCGACGCCGACCTCGCGGATGCCGAGAATCTGCCCCCACGCTTCGGCGAGCACGCACTCGATCTCGCCGGCCGGTGCCACGTACGGCGTCGCCAGAGGCGGGCGAGCATGGAGCTGCAAGGTGGGTTGCTCCACCTCCGCGGCGGGGCTGGCGACGTCGGTCACGATGGCCGCAGGACGCGGGCGCGCGGCGCGCGAGAAGGTGGCGAGCGCCGGAAGAAGCGCCTCCAGCGAAGCGCGTGCGGCGGCGTCGTCGAGGTTCAAGGCGCGGGCGACCGCATCGAGGTTCGCGTCCTCGATGGCCGTCCAGAAGTCGCGCACGGGCGGTGCCTCGTCCGGCGTGGCGGGCATGTGGAGCCAAAAGTGCTCGCGCTGAAAGGCGTACGTCGGCAACGAAACGCGCCGCGGTGCGTATGGGGCGAAGAAGGCATTCCAATCGACGTGAATGCCGTTCGCGTGCAGTCCGCCCAGCGCCCCGAGCCACGAGGCGGCGTCGTCGCGGCCTCGGCGCAGCGCCGGAAGAAACACGCGGCCGAGATCGTCTTTGGCGACGGCATCTTGCCCGAGGGCCGAGAGCACGCCGTGCGGGCCGAGCTCGAGAAAGACGGAGATGTCTTCGGCCAGCAGGGTGCGCAGGCCATCGACGAAGCGCACCGCATGCCGCACGTGCCGCACCCAGTACGCGGGCGAGCCGAGCTCCTCGTCCGTCGCGCGCGCACCCGTGAGGTTCGACACGACGGGGATGCGCGCGGGCTGAAAGTCGAGCCCCTGGGCCATGCGCTCGAAGGGCTCGAGCATGCCGTCCATGTGCGGCGAGTGAAACGCGTGGCTCACGCGCAAGCGGCGGGTCATGCGCCCGAGCGCGGAAAACTCCGCGGCAACTTCCAGAACGGCGTCCTCGTCGCCGGAGAGGACCGTGGCGGACGGCGCATTGAGCGCGGCGATGACCGCGGTGCCCTCCCCGAGACGGGCGAGCACTTCCTCGACCTCGCTTTCCGTGGCCTGCACGACGACCATGGCGCCGTTTCCCGGCAGCGCCTGCATCAGCCGCGCGCGTGCGGCCACGAGGGTGCACGCGTCGGGGAGGTTCAGCACCCCGGAGACGTGCGCTGCCGCGAGCTCGCCGATGGAATGCCCGAGGAGCAGCTTGGGCTCGACGCCCCACGCTTCGAGCAACCGAAACAGCGCCACCTCCAAGGCAAACAGCGCCGGCTGCGTATAGCGGGTCTCGTCGATCAGCGCCGCATCGCGGGAGCCTTGCGCGGCGAACAGGATCTCGCGGAGCGGCCGCTCGAGATGCGGATCGATGTGCGCGAAGACCGCATCGAGCGCGTCGCGGAAGCTGGGGAATGCCTCGTAGAGCGCCCGCCCCATGCCAGCCTGCTGGCTGCCCTGGCCGGTGAAGAGCACCCCGAGCTTGCGTCCCGTACGGCTTCGGCCGACGACGGTGTTCGGATGGTCCGTCACCGACTCGAGCGCTGCGAGGAGCTCCGCGCGGTCGCGAACGAGCACGACGGCGCGATGTTCGAAATGCGCGCGCGTCGTGGCCAGCGAGTAGGCCACGTCGACCAACGCGAGCTCGGAATGCGCCACGAGGTGTTCGCGAAGACGCACCGCCTGCGCGAGCAGCGCTCGCTCGCTCTTGGCCGAGAGCAACACCGGCACCAGCGCCGGCACGCTGGCGAGCTCGGGGTCGGCGGGCGAGGAAACGCGCGGCGCCTCCTCCACGATGACGTGGACGTTCGTCCCGGACATGCCGAACGACGAGATGCCCGCGCGCCGGCTCTGGCCCATGGGCTCCCAGGGCCTGGCCTCGGTCAAGAGCCGGACGGCACCGCGCGACCAGTCGATGTGGGGCGAGGCATTCCCGGCGTGCAGCGTTTTGGGCAATAGGCCATGTTGCAAGGCGAGCACCATCTTGATGACGCCGCCGACCCCGGCCGCCGCTTGCGGATGCCCGAGGTTGGACTTGAGGCTCCCCAGCCAGAGCGGGGCATCGTCGGAGTGCGCCTTGCCGTAGGTCGCCAAGAGCGCGTGGGCCTCGATGGGATCGCCCAAGGTGGTCCCCGTTCCATGAGCCTCGACGGCGCCCACGTCCTTGGCCGAGAGGCCCGCGTTTTGGAGCGCCTGCAGGATGACCCGTTCTTGCGCGGGGCCGTTGGGGGCGGTGAGGCCCTGGCTCTTGCCATCTTGATTGACCGCCGAGCCGCGGATCACCGCGAGCACCGGATGTCCCTGGCGCTGGGCATCGGAGAGGCGCTCGAGGAGAAGCATGCCGGCGCCCTCGGACCATGCGGCACCGTCGGCCTCCGCGGCGAACGACTTGCAACGGCCATCGGGGGCGAGGGCGCGCTGCCGACTGAACGCGACGAACCCACCTGGTGTGGCCATGACGGTGACGCCGCCGGCGAGCGCGAGCGCGCACTCGTCTTGCCGCAATGCTTGGCAAGCGAGGTGGATGGCCACCATCGAGGAGCTGCAGGCCGTATCGACGGTTACCGTCGGGCCGTGCAACCCGAAGGTGTAGGCGATGCGCCCTGATGCGACGCTGGGCGAGGTGCCGATGACGATGTGCCCTTCCAGATCGTCGGCCGCCTGCAGCACGCGCGCGCCGTACTCGTTGTACATGGCACCGACGAAGACACCGGTCTGCGAGGCGCGGAGCGACACCGGGTCGATGCCCGCGCGCTCGAAGGCCTCCCAGGACGTCTCGAGCAGGAGTCGCTGCTGCGGATCGGTGGTGAGCGCCTCGCGCGGGCTGATGCCGAAGAAGCCGGCATCGAAGAGATCCGCATCGTGCAGGAAGCCGCCTTGCCGCGTGTAGCTTTTGCCGCGCGTGTCGGGGTCCGGATCGTAGAGTGCGTCCACGTTCCAGCCGCGGTTCTCGGGAAAGGTGGAGATGACGTCGCGCCCCTCGCGCAGCAGTTCCCAGAGGTCCTCCGGCGATCGCACGCCGCCCGGGTAGCGGCAGCCGATGGCCACGATGGCGATGGGCTCGCGCGACTTGCCCTCGAGCTTGCGCACCCGCGTTTCGCTGGCGTGGAGCTCGTGGGTGAGTCGTTTCAGGTAGTCGGCGAGCTTCTCTTCACGGGTCGATGACATGGACGTTTTCTCCGAACTTCTGGTCGAGGATGTGAAGCAGCTCGTCGACATTGGCGGCATCGACCGTGGCCGTGAACGCCGTGTCGCTTTCGGCGGTGCCGGCTTGCGTCCACGTGCCCAAGAGCCTCTGCAGCAGGGCGGTGAGGGCCCCCCGCGCGTCCTCGTTGGCATGAAGCGCTGCCAGTGCGCTTTCGACCTTGCCAAGCTCCGCGACGACGGAGCCCCGAGCTGCGGCTTCGTCGGGCACGAGCCTCGTGAGGAGCACGGACGTCAGCCCCGCGGGGGTCGGATGGTCGAAGAGCAGCGTCGACTCGAGCGACAAGCCACTGACCGCCGCGAGGCGATTGCGAAGCTGTAGCCCCATGAGCGAGTCGAGACCGAGGTCGCGCACCGGCTGATCGGGTTCGATGCTCTTCGGCGACGCGATGCGCAGCACCGCGGCAATCTCTTCGCGCACCATCTCGAGGACCGCAGCTTCGCGCTCGTTCGCGGGCAGCGCGGCGATGCGCGGCCCGACGGGCGGCCGTTCCTCGGCAACCTCGGGCTCGGGCCCGAGCGGCGTGGCCACCGCTCGGGGGGCATCGCCGTCGAGCCAAAAGCGCTGGCGCTGGAACGCGTAAGTGGGGAGGTCGACGCGGCGAGGGAGGGAGTGCCGGAAGAAGGCTTCCCAGTCGAGGGAAAGACCGCGCGTGTGGAGCTCGGCGAAGGAGAGGAGGAAGCGATCGAGGTCTCCCTCGTCGCGGCGCAAAGAGCCAACGACGGCGGATCCTGGGAGGGTCTCGGCGAGTGCGAGTGTGAGGACGGGGTGAGGGCTGATCTCGACGAAGAAGTGATGGCTGTCCAGTCGGAGCTTTTCGGCAGCGTCGGCGAAGCGGACGGTTTGTCGGAGGTTCTGGAACCAATACGCGGCGTCGAGGAGTTGGCCGTCGATGGGAGCGCCCGTGACGGTGGAATAGAGTGGAATGGTGGACGGGCGAGGGGAGATGGATCTCAGTTGCTCGAGCAACGAATCGCGGACGGCATCGACGTGAGAGCAATGGGAGGCATAGTCGACGCGGACCTTGCGGGCGAAGACCTTGTGGTGGGCGAGGGAGGCCAAGAGAGCGTCGATGTCATCGGGATCGCCGGAGAGGAGGGAGGCGTTGGGGCTGTTGACGGCGGCGAGTGCGATGCGGTGGGAGGCCTCGAGGTGGGGTCGGAGGTCGAGCTCTCCGAGCTGGACGGCGGCCATGGCGCCGTTTCCGGCGAGGAGTGTGAGGGTCTTGCTGCGGAGTGTGACGACGCGAGCGGCATCGTGGAGGGAGAGTGCGCCAGCAACGTAGGCGGCGGCAATTTCGCCCTGGCTATGCCCGACGACGGCGTCGGGGTG encodes:
- a CDS encoding acyltransferase domain-containing protein gives rise to the protein MSSTREEKLADYLKRLTHELHASETRVRKLEGKSREPIAIVAIGCRYPGGVRSPEDLWELLREGRDVISTFPENRGWNVDALYDPDPDTRGKSYTRQGGFLHDADLFDAGFFGISPREALTTDPQQRLLLETSWEAFERAGIDPVSLRASQTGVFVGAMYNEYGARVLQAADDLEGHIVIGTSPSVASGRIAYTFGLHGPTVTVDTACSSSMVAIHLACQALRQDECALALAGGVTVMATPGGFVAFSRQRALAPDGRCKSFAAEADGAAWSEGAGMLLLERLSDAQRQGHPVLAVIRGSAVNQDGKSQGLTAPNGPAQERVILQALQNAGLSAKDVGAVEAHGTGTTLGDPIEAHALLATYGKAHSDDAPLWLGSLKSNLGHPQAAAGVGGVIKMVLALQHGLLPKTLHAGNASPHIDWSRGAVRLLTEARPWEPMGQSRRAGISSFGMSGTNVHVIVEEAPRVSSPADPELASVPALVPVLLSAKSERALLAQAVRLREHLVAHSELALVDVAYSLATTRAHFEHRAVVLVRDRAELLAALESVTDHPNTVVGRSRTGRKLGVLFTGQGSQQAGMGRALYEAFPSFRDALDAVFAHIDPHLERPLREILFAAQGSRDAALIDETRYTQPALFALEVALFRLLEAWGVEPKLLLGHSIGELAAAHVSGVLNLPDACTLVAARARLMQALPGNGAMVVVQATESEVEEVLARLGEGTAVIAALNAPSATVLSGDEDAVLEVAAEFSALGRMTRRLRVSHAFHSPHMDGMLEPFERMAQGLDFQPARIPVVSNLTGARATDEELGSPAYWVRHVRHAVRFVDGLRTLLAEDISVFLELGPHGVLSALGQDAVAKDDLGRVFLPALRRGRDDAASWLGALGGLHANGIHVDWNAFFAPYAPRRVSLPTYAFQREHFWLHMPATPDEAPPVRDFWTAIEDANLDAVARALNLDDAAARASLEALLPALATFSRAARPRPAAIVTDVASPAAEVEQPTLQLHARPPLATPYVAPAGEIECVLAEAWGQILGIREVGVEDDFFDLGGNSLIAGQVLARLKEAFPVQIRFDLFFANRTIAALAPRVEELLIAALDELPDAEVERLLAS